One Thunnus thynnus chromosome 18, fThuThy2.1, whole genome shotgun sequence genomic region harbors:
- the scara3 gene encoding scavenger receptor class A member 3 — translation MKDNYGGYENQLFKEEDLTGEEEEIPSFRGRTRGGCVRCQQSHSLQLAVKVLYGFIAFLIITVAVLASLVFRKVDNLAEKESVYHKKITTAQQGIEDLSSASNCSGCLDVTLYSEEISRLKKEFEEIQKMILGQEQVLDHASQSQTTLKATSTRLTRDMQNHLMSIKLLNQSLERYLDRVEGWKDVIEETVEKMKTLTEDQYDIKATAQQVNTTVALSSMWIHALQRKAEEETLVLQKLTSDWQNYSRVLSAMKSNASSTVQNMRFLQNNIVADHQRIAMSSEMLNDLNQQVMNLQMQLDNVTSFMDEHEENMHDLHYHSRYYENRTGERFSALDGRLNSIEMEIETLSSSINATVSHVQSMYKYINIESSSCQGRLNRQTEDLQNMNNTVLLLLHLADTLRQQNMLLNVRLDMDVRNLSMVMEEMKLVDTHHTHIIKNLTILKGAPGPPGPKGNRGETGTKGPMGLTGSKGDRGPVGSRGSPGEKGPIGLKGVPGETGPSGNRGAVGAKGAKGSLGQPGLRGERGQKGDMGPSGKDGLPGPTGPQGIQGQAGLPGIIGPTGPRGKPGPVGPPGPPGTPGPPGLPYPHDQLNIQQRTEPAAGSKRQ, via the exons ATGAAAG atAACTATGGAGGATACGAGAACCAGCTTTTCAAAG aGGAGGATCTCACTGGCGAGGAGGAGGAAATACCTTCATTTAGAG GTCGTACCAGAGGTGGCTGTGTGAGGTGCCAGCAGAGCCACTCACTCCAACTGGCTGTCAAAGTCCTCTATGGATTTATTGCATTTCTCATCATTACCGTTGCAGTGCTGGCATCACTCG TGTTCAGGAAGGTTGACAACCTGGCTGAGAAGGAGTCTGTCTACCACAAGAAGATCACCACGGCTCAGCAAGGAATAGAGG atCTGAGCTCAGCCTCTAACTGCTCAGGCTGTCTGGATGTGACTCTGTACAGTGAGGAGATCAGCAGGCTGAAGAAAGAGTTTGAAGAAATCCAGAAAATGATACTGGGACAGGAGCAG GTCCTGGACCATGCCTCTCAAAGCCAGACCACCCTAAAAGCTACCAGCACCCGGCTGACTCGCGACATGCAAAACCACctcatgtcaatcaaacttctCAATCAGTCTCTGGAAAGATACCTGGATCGGGTGGAGGGCTGGAAGGACGTGATTGAGGAAACTGTCGAGAAGATGAAAACTCTGACAGAGGATCAGTATGACATCAAAGCTACCGCACAGCAAGTTAACACCACTGTGGCGCTAAG CTCAATGTGGATACACGCCCTGCAGAGGAAAGCAGAAGAGGAGACTCTGGTCCTCCAGAAGTTGACCAGCGACTGGCAGAACTACAGCCGAGTTCTGAGCGCGATGAAATCCAATGCTAGCAGCACCGTGCAAAACATGCGCTTCCTCCAAAACAACATCGTAGCAGATCACCAGAGAATAGCCATGTCCAGTGAGATGCTCAACGACCTCAATCagcag gtgatGAACCTGCAGATGCAGCTCGATAATGTGACCTCTTTCATGGATGAACATGAGGAGAACATGCATGACCTTCACTACCATTCCAG GTACTATGAAAACCGGACAGGTGAACGTTTCTCTGCCTTGGATGGTCGTCTGAACTCCATCGAGATGGAGATCGAGACATTATCCTCCAGCATCAATGCCACCGTCAGCCATGTCCAGAGCATGTACAAGTATATCAACATCGAGAGCTCGTCCTGCCAGGGCCGCctgaacagacaaacagaagatCTACAG AATATGAACAATACTGTCTTGTTACTCCTCCACTTGGCCGACACACTGAGGCAGCAGAACATGTTGTTGAATGTCCGGCTGGATATGGATGTCAGGAATCTgtccatggtgatggaggagaTGAAGCTGGTGGATACACACCATACACATATCATAAAGAACCTCACTATACTAAAAG GTGCTCCAGGACCACCAGGGCCCAAGGGGAACCGTGGTGAGACTGGCACAAAAGGACCTATGGGACTGACTGGGAGCAAAGGTGACCGAGGTCCTGTAGGAAGTCGCGGATCCCCCGGAGAGAAGGGGCCTATTGGGCTTAAAGGTGTACCAGGTGAAACAGGACCCAGTGGCAATAGAGGGGCAGTAGGCGCCAAAGGAGCCAAGGGATCTCTTGGTCAGCCAGGACTGCGTGGTGAGAGGGGCCAGAAAGGTGACATGGGCCCCTCTGGTAAAGATGGGCTCCCAGGACCAACAGGACCTCAAGGGATCCAGGGCCAGGCAGGACTACCAGGCATCATTGGGCCAACAGGGCCAAGAGGAAAACCAGGGCCAGTTGGGCCACCTGGACCACCAGGAACCCCTGGACCTCCAGGATTGCCGTATCCCCATGACCAACTCAACATCCAGCAGCGAACCGAGCCTGCTGCTGGATCCAAGAGACAGTAG